A window of Candidatus Tanganyikabacteria bacterium genomic DNA:
CCTTCTCGCCACTGGAAGTCGCGGCTGCTGAGCAGGAAGTGCGCCAAAGGCGATTCGGCGATCATCTCTTGGTCCTCTTCTCGACCAGATTCAGGTCGACCACGCAAGCACAGTCCATCGCATAGGCAACGGCTCTTGCATTTGACGAGAGTTCCACCTCACGCACCTTCCCTTGCAGGGACGGGCGCTCCCGGACCGTCCAGGAAGTGCGCACCAACGAGGATGGTCGTCACGGAGCCGGTCGGGCATTCCAGGAGGACCGACGGCAGCGGAGCCCGGCTCCATCCGCGAAGAGCATAGCGCAACGCCAGGATGGTTCCCTGGTGCGAGACCAATACGATCTCCCGGTCGGGGCATCGCTGCGATGACTCGCGTAGGGCGATGAGCATCCGAGTGCGCAGCTCGCGATGTCGCTCCCGGCCGCGCCAGCGGGCCGGTCCGATAACAATGCGCCACAACGACTTCCAGGTCAGGCCCTCGAAGGACGTCCCGACCTCGAGGAGGCGAGCATCAACTTGCGGCATTAGCCCGTGAGCTGCGGCGATCGGCAACGCGGTTTCGACGGCTCGCTCCATCGGGCTTGTCACGACAAGTCCGATCGGCCGCCCCGCCAGCAGGCGTGCCGCCTCGTTTGCTTCGTCGCGGCCACGATCGGAAAGATGAAAGTTGGGCAGGCGCCCATAGATCACGCCAGCCGGATTCTCGACGTTTCCGTGGCGGACCAAGTGGACGATTCGGTGCGACATCAGGCGCTCCTTCCTCATCACGGCTGCGTGGCCAGCATCAGACGCTCGATCTTCCTCACGAGGACCTGCTCAGGTCTTCGCTCTACGGGTGACAGCGGCCGCGTCAGGATCGTGAGGCACCCGAGCAAGTTGCCCCCGACCACGTCGCACAGGACCCGGTCGCCCACGACCGCCAGTTCCGCGGGCGCTACGCCCAGGTGCCTGGCGCCGCTAATTAGGCCGAAAGGCAAGGGCTTTCGCGCCAGATGTACGTACGGCACGTCAAAACGGGCAGCCACGCGGGCAACCCTGGCCTCCTGCCGGGCGTTCGAAACGATTGCCATGCGGAGAGTCCCCACGGCTTGGCGGAGCCAGGTGGCGATCTCGTCGGCAGGGAGGCCGGATTCAACCTCGCTCGCTGCCCGCATCAGCCCTCCTGCCTCACCTGCGCGATAGCCGCATGCTGCATCCTCCAGAAATCGAGCACGATCTGGACCGCCAGGTTGGTGAAGTACCGGTGGTCGGTCCGGGTGCGCTCCTGGACCGATACAGGGAGAAAGCGGAAACGATCTTCGAAGTAGGCCTTCGCCATCGCTTCCGTGATCGTGCTGGGGTTGGCGAAGATCGGGTCCACTTGCGCCTCCTTTCTCGTGGGGGAAGCCGCTCCTCACGTCCGGAATGAGCGTGTCGTCCAGATCCACCAGCAGGCCCTTGATACCGATCGACGCGAGTTCGCGGACGTCGATCTCTAGCACCGTGTTGGCCCTCCTATCGGGCCACCAGATGGCAAACGGATTTGGGAGTCTCTTCATTTCACACCT
This region includes:
- a CDS encoding HAD hydrolase-like protein translates to MAIVSNARQEARVARVAARFDVPYVHLARKPLPFGLISGARHLGVAPAELAVVGDRVLCDVVGGNLLGCLTILTRPLSPVERRPEQVLVRKIERLMLATQP
- a CDS encoding histidine phosphatase family protein, encoding MRKERLMSHRIVHLVRHGNVENPAGVIYGRLPNFHLSDRGRDEANEAARLLAGRPIGLVVTSPMERAVETALPIAAAHGLMPQVDARLLEVGTSFEGLTWKSLWRIVIGPARWRGRERHRELRTRMLIALRESSQRCPDREIVLVSHQGTILALRYALRGWSRAPLPSVLLECPTGSVTTILVGAHFLDGPGAPVPAREGA